One Methanobacterium bryantii genomic window carries:
- a CDS encoding ADP-ribosylglycohydrolase family protein: MNKKIIDRARGSIIGLAAGDALGVPLEFKSPGTFEPVEDMIGGGSFNLKPGEWTDDTSMALCLAESLIEQQGFDPMDQLERYTLWYREGHLSVNGKCFDIGNTTREALHKFEETHGPYCGQTYERSAGNGSIMRLAPVPIFYFSSPEDAVSNAGKSSRTTHGHILTVDACRYMAGLIAGAMMGHKKKLILSCMYCPVPGSWDAHELSSEIDEIARGSFKHKNPPEIVGSGYVVKSLEAALWAFYNSDNFEDGALMAVNLGDDADTTGAVYGQIAGAYYGESGIPESWKNKLACCDLIRSFADRLIGNINANYNKI, from the coding sequence ATGAATAAAAAAATCATCGACCGCGCCAGAGGATCCATCATAGGCCTCGCAGCAGGCGACGCACTCGGCGTCCCGCTGGAATTTAAATCTCCAGGAACATTTGAACCAGTTGAAGACATGATCGGGGGCGGATCGTTCAACTTAAAGCCTGGAGAATGGACAGATGACACAAGCATGGCATTATGCCTGGCTGAAAGCTTGATTGAACAACAGGGATTCGACCCTATGGATCAACTTGAAAGATATACTCTGTGGTACCGTGAAGGGCATTTAAGCGTCAACGGCAAATGTTTTGATATTGGAAACACCACGCGTGAAGCTTTACATAAATTTGAAGAGACGCATGGACCTTACTGCGGCCAAACCTACGAGCGCTCTGCTGGAAACGGCTCTATAATGCGTTTAGCCCCAGTTCCAATTTTCTATTTTTCAAGTCCAGAAGATGCAGTTAGTAATGCAGGGAAAAGTTCAAGGACAACACATGGACATATCTTAACTGTAGATGCATGCAGATATATGGCGGGGCTAATTGCCGGTGCAATGATGGGCCACAAAAAGAAGTTAATACTCTCTTGCATGTACTGCCCAGTTCCTGGCTCCTGGGATGCACATGAATTATCCTCAGAAATTGATGAAATTGCACGCGGTTCGTTCAAGCATAAAAATCCTCCAGAAATCGTGGGGAGCGGCTATGTGGTAAAATCATTAGAAGCTGCATTATGGGCTTTCTACAACAGTGATAACTTTGAAGACGGCGCTTTAATGGCTGTTAATTTAGGGGATGATGCTGATACAACAGGTGCAGTTTACGGCCAGATTGCAGGTGCTTATTATGGAGAAAGTGGGATTCCTGAAAGCTGGAAAAATAAGTTGGCATGCTGTGATTTGATCCGGTCATTTGCAGATAGATTGATTGGGAATATAAACGCTAATTATAATAAGATTTAA
- a CDS encoding metallophosphoesterase family protein: MSKKYWGLILGLILLYGTFSYYYMVTFDNHDSNWNYHELQKISKNESSFSFAVYGDSANSDGRFNHLIKSLNSKNVLFSVDNGDLTTSGTPMHFGYFLIDAKQLKAPLLTNIGNHDLSGSGSESNYINVFGNPYYSFSEKNSYFIVLDDANSNVNDTQMNWLKNELKKSQNYKYRFIFMHIPLYDPRYNFKGEGLSLGNSTTAKTLNNLFDEYNVTMLFTSHIHGYFQGVWGKTSFITTGGAGSPLSKPHAGVNNTENYFYHYILVNVTDNGVNYEVVRYN; the protein is encoded by the coding sequence ATGTCTAAGAAATACTGGGGCTTAATTTTAGGTTTAATACTACTTTACGGCACATTTTCTTATTATTATATGGTAACCTTTGATAATCATGATTCTAACTGGAATTATCATGAACTTCAAAAAATCAGTAAAAATGAAAGTAGTTTTTCATTTGCAGTGTATGGGGATAGTGCTAACTCTGATGGAAGGTTCAATCATTTAATAAAAAGTTTAAACAGCAAAAATGTGCTTTTTTCGGTAGATAATGGGGATTTAACCACTTCGGGAACTCCAATGCACTTTGGATACTTTTTAATAGATGCAAAACAGTTAAAAGCGCCGTTACTCACTAATATTGGTAACCATGATCTTTCAGGAAGCGGCAGCGAGTCTAATTATATTAACGTGTTTGGAAACCCTTACTACTCATTTTCAGAAAAAAACAGCTACTTCATAGTCCTGGATGATGCAAACTCAAATGTTAACGACACTCAGATGAACTGGCTGAAAAACGAGCTTAAAAAGAGCCAAAATTATAAATACCGATTTATATTTATGCACATTCCGCTATATGACCCTAGGTATAATTTTAAAGGTGAAGGTCTCAGTTTAGGCAACTCAACTACTGCAAAAACCCTTAATAACCTTTTTGACGAGTACAACGTCACCATGCTTTTCACATCACATATCCACGGCTATTTCCAGGGAGTATGGGGCAAAACATCATTTATAACAACTGGAGGCGCAGGATCTCCTCTAAGCAAGCCTCATGCTGGTGTTAATAATACTGAAAACTATTTTTACCACTATATTTTGGTTAATGTAACAGACAATGGAGTTAATTATGAAGTGGTGAGGTATAATTAA
- a CDS encoding alpha/beta fold hydrolase translates to MPESSVKLNYIEKGEGFPLILIHGLSDDLRFWAPLIPQFSRNYRTVALDLRGHGSSGKPKGPYFIEQFSRDVYSLLNELNIKKAHFIGFSVGGAVVQDLAVNYPEMVSSIVLMSSFSFVDSKLNETFLKLRESLVGGGFAAFFDEILPLVLIPKLINENKAELEQIKEEKVKTESVESLINTVDACMEFDVKDKISVISKPALIISGKEDVLIPDELAGQAHRIIGGSKRVILENTGHNVLIPENLQFLLELILKFLKDV, encoded by the coding sequence ATGCCAGAAAGCAGTGTTAAACTTAACTACATTGAAAAAGGTGAGGGATTCCCTTTAATTTTAATCCATGGCTTATCTGATGATTTGAGGTTTTGGGCCCCTTTAATCCCTCAATTTTCAAGAAATTACAGGACAGTAGCTTTAGATCTTAGAGGACATGGTAGTTCGGGCAAACCAAAGGGCCCTTATTTCATTGAACAGTTCAGTAGGGACGTATATTCTCTTCTCAATGAGTTAAACATAAAAAAGGCCCACTTCATCGGATTTTCTGTGGGAGGGGCTGTAGTCCAGGATTTGGCAGTTAATTACCCCGAAATGGTTTCATCAATAGTTTTGATGTCCAGTTTCAGTTTTGTTGATTCGAAATTAAATGAAACTTTCCTGAAGCTCAGGGAGTCTCTGGTTGGAGGGGGTTTTGCGGCATTTTTTGACGAAATATTGCCTTTAGTTTTAATTCCCAAATTAATTAATGAGAATAAGGCAGAACTTGAGCAGATTAAGGAAGAAAAAGTTAAAACAGAGTCTGTAGAATCGCTGATCAATACCGTTGATGCGTGTATGGAATTTGATGTTAAAGACAAAATATCGGTGATCTCAAAACCAGCTTTAATAATTTCTGGAAAAGAAGATGTTTTAATTCCAGATGAACTTGCAGGGCAGGCTCATAGAATTATAGGTGGATCAAAACGTGTAATACTTGAAAATACGGGACATAATGTCCTTATCCCTGAAAATTTACAGTTTCTGCTGGAATTAATTTTAAAATTCCTTAAAGATGTTTAG
- a CDS encoding flavodoxin domain-containing protein, translating to MQKTLLIYESKYGTTEKIARYLSLVLGPAKYCRTDEFKDLYKDFDFVVIGSPVYSGKLEPQICQFVENNLDWLKEKPVALFCTCLSPSDGNENLNDLAKTIGKIVDKNVLGGVLKQSTLNEEDKKALQLFSKKIGFELEDIDNFNLSNVLKYALELKLIKDDLIPKAPSPKVKKTIENFLTTHNTCTLSTSYKNRVRSTPIEYLYSNGFMYFLSEGGEKFSNIPLNKNISIAVYDNYTRMNSLAGMQITGSAYIVPEDTYEYYDVIKMKGLNENFIKNLQVNMNIIKIEINKIEFLYSKFKKMDFEPKQIYFFPKHL from the coding sequence ATGCAAAAAACTCTTTTAATTTATGAAAGCAAATACGGGACTACAGAAAAAATAGCCAGATACCTGTCACTGGTACTGGGACCTGCTAAATACTGCAGGACAGATGAATTTAAAGATCTTTATAAAGATTTTGACTTTGTAGTTATAGGATCTCCAGTGTACAGTGGGAAACTGGAACCCCAAATATGCCAGTTTGTTGAAAATAACCTTGATTGGCTTAAAGAAAAACCAGTAGCCCTGTTTTGCACATGCCTGAGCCCTTCAGACGGGAATGAAAATCTAAATGACCTTGCAAAAACAATAGGTAAAATTGTTGATAAGAACGTCTTAGGGGGCGTATTAAAACAAAGCACATTGAATGAAGAAGACAAAAAAGCACTCCAATTGTTCAGCAAAAAAATAGGGTTCGAACTAGAAGATATTGACAATTTTAACCTGAGTAACGTTCTAAAATATGCCCTTGAACTTAAATTAATTAAAGATGACCTGATACCTAAAGCGCCGTCACCTAAAGTCAAAAAGACAATAGAAAATTTCTTAACAACCCATAATACCTGTACACTTTCCACTTCATACAAAAACAGGGTAAGGTCAACACCAATAGAATACCTCTACAGCAACGGATTTATGTACTTTCTAAGTGAAGGGGGAGAAAAATTTTCTAATATCCCCCTTAACAAAAATATCTCCATAGCAGTTTATGACAACTATACCCGTATGAACAGCCTTGCAGGCATGCAGATAACCGGTTCTGCATATATCGTTCCAGAGGATACATATGAATATTACGATGTAATTAAAATGAAAGGTTTAAACGAGAACTTTATAAAAAATCTGCAGGTTAACATGAACATAATTAAAATAGAAATTAATAAGATCGAATTTTTATATTCCAAATTTAAAAAAATGGACTTTGAACCAAAACAGATTTATTTTTTCCCTAAACATCTTTAA
- a CDS encoding GHMP family kinase ATP-binding protein, with product MTVQLHDFLKEAEKKKAFPEVIAYHRIDGPGSSLDLSEFQQAFWKLPHIPEQDDPAVKWTCNLPRTVGITIDTGTRVEAHPFDPGRIGIKSVEYKTEVSASLGEVIPVKENWLLKILEIFDLSGVMFVLKNLKEGLHSSGLGGSSAAATGVCILANELAGRPFSKIQLIAMASRIEQDFGVSITGTQEQSNVLFGGVTDYVWFPWGIPGCPDTGYGSSMRFELITPQDYHKLEERMAIFHSGYSRLSTEVNIAWRNALRAEEGYKHHFKKMEVAYRFREGLRLQKWSHVLDSMVKYRKIRTKLCMDYMGGSMDLLERAESHNCTAFPLGAGGGGGVLLFSPDPESLESLRGDLQGIYREIPFKIRSKGYEINNRL from the coding sequence ATGACTGTTCAGCTCCATGATTTCCTAAAAGAAGCAGAGAAAAAGAAGGCTTTTCCAGAAGTTATTGCTTATCATAGAATTGATGGTCCGGGATCCAGTTTGGATTTAAGCGAATTTCAACAGGCATTCTGGAAACTGCCGCATATACCTGAACAAGATGACCCTGCAGTGAAATGGACATGCAACCTTCCAAGAACGGTTGGTATAACTATAGATACTGGAACAAGGGTTGAAGCCCATCCTTTTGATCCTGGCCGTATAGGCATTAAGTCTGTTGAATATAAAACAGAGGTTTCCGCATCACTGGGGGAGGTTATCCCTGTAAAAGAGAACTGGCTGCTTAAAATACTGGAAATATTCGATCTTTCAGGCGTTATGTTTGTTTTGAAAAATTTAAAAGAAGGCCTGCATTCTTCAGGGCTTGGGGGATCATCTGCTGCAGCTACAGGTGTTTGCATACTTGCAAATGAGCTGGCAGGACGGCCTTTTAGTAAAATCCAGCTGATTGCTATGGCTTCCCGTATTGAACAGGATTTTGGAGTAAGCATTACTGGAACTCAGGAGCAGTCCAATGTTCTTTTTGGGGGAGTTACTGATTATGTCTGGTTTCCATGGGGCATACCGGGATGTCCTGATACCGGATACGGCTCTTCAATGCGGTTTGAATTGATAACTCCTCAGGATTATCATAAGTTAGAAGAAAGGATGGCTATTTTTCATTCGGGATACTCCCGCCTGAGTACTGAAGTTAATATTGCGTGGAGAAATGCCCTGCGGGCTGAAGAGGGGTATAAACATCACTTTAAAAAAATGGAAGTGGCCTACAGGTTTCGTGAAGGCCTGAGACTGCAAAAATGGAGCCATGTTTTAGATTCTATGGTAAAATACCGTAAAATACGAACAAAGCTTTGCATGGATTATATGGGAGGTTCTATGGATTTGCTGGAGCGTGCTGAATCACATAACTGTACTGCTTTTCCTTTAGGTGCGGGGGGTGGAGGGGGAGTACTTTTATTTTCTCCAGATCCCGAGTCTTTAGAAAGCCTGCGCGGAGATCTTCAAGGTATATATCGTGAAATCCCATTTAAAATCAGGTCTAAAGGATATGAAATTAATAATAGATTGTAG
- a CDS encoding MBL fold metallo-hydrolase, with translation MKKFSFIARMPNEPGALHKAAEIAKDYNGNIHRIHYNRKIDPNTVFFEITADESSYGKIMNKLDEIGYLQTTLKPANYLKFNISLPHSPGALFEFLNCITSAGANIGFLDFDDKSNRHDKLTVALTLDKISSVDALLDNLKSRYLLEIVEYDTEGEKLDDTVFYIFFAQKLREIIGNTEDDFLIKLLGDVNHIVQELTRLGEDPKHVFESILLTGNTLKDTSGDGFYADIQKVDLNQDTQLYCFQPPCGGNIFVINAPEEMVMVDSGYGIYYPDILKLFQHCGIDLKNLKGIYMTHADADHCGAGGFYGVKSFMHRGTSDIIGKANRAYGSNVEECVLEEVYTKLINLFSRFNSPADVNIFSENIIKMRGSFKVVHIFKVGDMEFEVLESLGGHLYGQVFLACPDEGIIFTGDSLINFDSLSEDRRRYNLLAKNLMTSVNVDRKLAKTERKALLRIISKLNEELSIKDKKCLICSGHGAVSLLSGDKLEIYGQIYHYLPKKM, from the coding sequence ATGAAAAAATTTTCTTTTATAGCAAGAATGCCTAACGAGCCAGGTGCTTTACATAAAGCCGCAGAGATAGCAAAGGACTATAACGGCAACATCCACCGGATTCACTACAATAGAAAAATTGATCCCAACACCGTATTTTTTGAAATTACGGCTGATGAGTCATCATATGGAAAAATAATGAATAAACTTGACGAAATTGGCTATCTGCAAACTACACTTAAACCTGCAAATTATTTGAAGTTTAATATCTCACTTCCACATTCTCCTGGAGCTTTATTTGAATTTTTAAATTGTATAACATCTGCAGGTGCAAATATTGGATTTCTGGACTTTGATGATAAAAGCAACAGGCACGATAAATTAACGGTTGCGTTGACTCTAGATAAAATTTCAAGTGTGGATGCCCTTTTGGATAATTTAAAATCGCGTTACCTCTTAGAAATCGTTGAATATGATACTGAAGGTGAAAAACTGGATGATACTGTGTTTTACATATTTTTTGCCCAGAAGTTAAGGGAGATAATTGGAAATACTGAGGATGATTTTTTAATTAAACTGCTGGGTGACGTTAACCATATTGTTCAGGAGCTCACGCGCCTTGGTGAAGACCCTAAACATGTATTTGAAAGTATCTTACTTACTGGAAACACATTAAAGGATACTTCTGGTGACGGCTTCTACGCTGATATTCAAAAGGTAGATTTAAACCAGGATACTCAACTTTACTGCTTCCAGCCGCCATGTGGAGGGAATATATTTGTTATCAATGCTCCAGAAGAGATGGTAATGGTAGATTCGGGTTATGGGATTTATTACCCTGACATTTTAAAATTATTCCAGCACTGTGGGATTGACCTCAAAAATCTTAAAGGTATCTACATGACCCATGCAGATGCAGACCACTGCGGTGCAGGGGGCTTTTATGGGGTTAAATCATTCATGCATAGGGGCACGTCAGATATCATTGGGAAAGCTAACAGGGCTTACGGATCCAATGTGGAAGAATGTGTCCTTGAAGAGGTATATACCAAATTAATTAACCTGTTTTCAAGATTTAACTCTCCGGCAGATGTGAATATTTTTTCTGAAAACATAATTAAAATGAGGGGTTCTTTCAAGGTTGTTCACATTTTTAAAGTTGGGGATATGGAATTTGAAGTGCTGGAAAGCTTAGGTGGGCATCTTTATGGGCAGGTTTTTTTAGCATGTCCAGATGAAGGGATTATTTTTACAGGGGATTCTTTAATTAACTTTGATAGTTTAAGTGAAGATAGAAGGAGGTACAACCTCCTTGCAAAAAATTTAATGACTTCTGTAAATGTAGATAGAAAGCTGGCTAAAACGGAACGAAAAGCACTTTTAAGGATAATTTCTAAACTAAATGAAGAATTATCAATTAAAGATAAGAAATGTTTAATTTGCAGTGGTCATGGAGCTGTTTCACTACTTTCTGGAGATAAGCTAGAAATTTATGGGCAGATCTATCATTACCTGCCAAAAAAGATGTAA
- a CDS encoding AAA family ATPase, producing the protein MNPFRKRTGIFPSYFTGRKDELNELREIYESTRAGAAGHILIYGPKGIGKTCLLIKFEEQLNNVEGVYTVRIPLVEGNFNDIYSLIIDKCADALKISEGHFWDNITSLGVNIPLAGGFTVSREIPATSPSVALEKILKTIYLELKGENPVLILLFDDLQRIISDNGPSRVLSILQNALVELNIQGMNIMFVATGAHDIFSQIQDHLDSAVRIFEPYELKLLSKEELKEAVVIPAENEGIKFEEDVIDLIYELSEGIPYYMQVIAYNCFAGAVNGIVRTSEFKLSFKRSLNLLAQREFRGMYEKATHEERRILGLMAESDKEVLSYKEIKKGLNLKSEPSFWLKTMLDKNLIIKKERGKYHLRDKIFKEYLRALKPYSENGTY; encoded by the coding sequence ATGAATCCATTTAGAAAGAGAACAGGTATTTTCCCTTCTTATTTTACAGGTAGAAAGGATGAACTTAACGAGTTAAGGGAAATTTATGAATCTACACGGGCCGGAGCTGCAGGACATATACTTATTTACGGCCCTAAAGGTATTGGAAAAACCTGTTTATTAATTAAGTTTGAGGAGCAGTTAAATAATGTGGAAGGGGTATATACAGTACGTATTCCTCTTGTTGAGGGAAACTTCAATGATATTTACAGTTTAATTATTGATAAGTGTGCGGATGCACTTAAAATCAGTGAAGGACACTTTTGGGACAATATAACTTCACTTGGAGTTAATATCCCCCTTGCAGGAGGATTTACTGTATCTAGGGAAATACCAGCCACAAGTCCATCTGTGGCCCTTGAAAAAATATTAAAAACAATTTACCTGGAATTAAAAGGAGAAAACCCTGTCTTAATTCTTTTATTCGATGATCTGCAGAGAATAATTTCAGATAATGGTCCAAGTAGAGTTTTAAGTATACTGCAGAATGCTCTGGTGGAACTCAACATCCAGGGTATGAACATAATGTTTGTTGCAACAGGGGCCCATGACATATTTTCGCAGATACAGGACCATCTGGATTCTGCTGTGAGAATATTTGAGCCGTATGAACTTAAACTATTATCTAAAGAAGAATTAAAGGAAGCTGTTGTTATACCTGCTGAAAATGAGGGCATAAAATTCGAGGAGGACGTTATAGATTTGATATATGAATTATCGGAAGGAATTCCTTATTACATGCAGGTTATAGCTTACAACTGTTTTGCAGGTGCTGTAAATGGTATAGTTAGAACTAGCGAGTTTAAACTTTCATTTAAAAGGTCGTTGAATTTGCTGGCTCAAAGAGAATTTAGGGGCATGTATGAAAAGGCAACTCATGAAGAAAGAAGGATCCTTGGATTAATGGCAGAAAGTGATAAAGAGGTTTTATCATATAAAGAAATTAAAAAAGGATTAAATTTAAAATCTGAACCTTCATTCTGGTTAAAAACAATGCTGGACAAAAATCTCATAATAAAAAAGGAGAGGGGCAAGTACCACCTTAGGGATAAAATATTTAAAGAATATTTAAGGGCTTTAAAACCGTACAGTGAAAATGGAACATATTAA
- a CDS encoding transglutaminase-like domain-containing protein: MRRKKELYVIFTFLISLPLVFGSIPHNFGELSNIHPDIWNNSCNNSTGQGNFTLESNNSTNQTITPVNQTIINDTPSNQSIEDILFDSISLNLIKTELNPYVIDEAAGDSTGINKTLNQTGELPPIKTKVSLAKCLKPTSNAQSNDPRIKALAAKITKGATTKYEKAVRIFNWVRDNLDYSFYYNTKYGAVKTLKNKEGNCVDLSHLLVALSRAAGIPARYVHVTAKFASGHVCGHVFVQAYINGKWYNMDASNNINEFNVINNWYKVTAAIKGIYTSLPF; this comes from the coding sequence ATGAGAAGAAAAAAGGAATTATATGTAATTTTTACATTTTTAATATCATTACCTCTAGTTTTTGGAAGCATACCCCATAATTTTGGGGAATTATCAAATATACATCCCGACATATGGAATAACAGCTGCAATAACAGTACAGGACAAGGAAATTTTACATTAGAGTCAAATAACTCAACTAACCAGACCATAACTCCAGTTAACCAGACTATAATAAATGATACCCCCTCAAATCAAAGTATCGAGGACATACTCTTTGACAGTATATCATTAAATCTAATTAAAACAGAACTAAATCCATACGTTATAGATGAAGCTGCTGGAGATTCAACAGGCATAAATAAGACTTTAAATCAAACGGGAGAATTACCTCCAATTAAAACGAAGGTATCACTTGCAAAATGCCTTAAACCAACGTCCAATGCCCAGTCAAATGATCCCCGTATCAAGGCCCTGGCAGCAAAGATAACAAAAGGCGCGACCACCAAATATGAAAAGGCAGTTCGGATATTTAACTGGGTAAGAGACAACCTGGACTATTCATTTTATTATAATACAAAATATGGTGCTGTAAAAACCCTTAAAAATAAGGAAGGAAATTGTGTTGACCTTTCTCACCTTTTAGTGGCTCTTTCAAGGGCGGCAGGGATTCCTGCACGCTATGTACATGTTACTGCCAAATTTGCAAGTGGGCATGTATGCGGACATGTTTTTGTCCAGGCCTACATCAATGGCAAATGGTACAATATGGATGCAAGCAACAATATAAATGAGTTTAACGTCATCAATAACTGGTATAAAGTTACAGCAGCAATAAAAGGTATTTATACAAGTTTGCCTTTTTAA
- a CDS encoding MATE family efflux transporter encodes MNLNKSQKDDNINKRISLITGNPKKAIRSLAMPMIISMLLMMAYNLADSIWVAGLGSNALAALGFITPVFMIIVGIGNGLGAGATSLIARCIGAENKKGADNAAIHSLIMTIIAAAVLTIAILISLPEILTVMGAGESLGLAVQYGQIVFGGLIFLILSSVASGILRAEGDVKRATYAMAATAILNIILDPIFIYSLGMGVAGAAWATVISSSLSSGLIIYWLVLKRDTYVSLSMKDFKTNFKVIKDILGVGMPASAEFLIMSILGIILNIILVTTGGTDAVAVYTAGWRVVNIAMIPAIGIGTAAITVAGAAYGAKKYGNVSTALNYSVKLGISIAAVTSIITYIFAPNISGIFAYSSQSAFLAPSIASFLQVMCLFYIVVPLGITASSIFQAMGKGTTSLILTIIREVAFISVFAYLFAFVLGIGSQGVWWGIVVGGACGCILAYIWARTYVNRLKRNYNGKKSTDRKFKLDAKTKTPHVPQKD; translated from the coding sequence ATGAACTTAAATAAATCTCAAAAAGATGATAACATAAATAAACGTATCTCTTTAATTACTGGAAATCCAAAAAAAGCAATCCGCAGCCTGGCAATGCCCATGATAATATCCATGTTACTTATGATGGCATACAACCTGGCCGACAGTATATGGGTTGCAGGGCTTGGCTCAAATGCACTTGCTGCATTAGGTTTCATCACGCCTGTGTTCATGATCATTGTAGGTATAGGTAATGGTCTGGGGGCAGGTGCAACATCATTAATTGCAAGATGCATAGGTGCAGAGAATAAAAAAGGTGCTGATAATGCAGCCATACACTCTTTAATCATGACAATTATAGCTGCCGCTGTTTTAACCATAGCCATACTGATCTCTCTTCCAGAAATTCTTACAGTTATGGGCGCTGGTGAATCCCTTGGCCTTGCAGTTCAGTACGGCCAAATAGTATTTGGAGGGCTAATATTTTTAATCCTTTCAAGTGTTGCTTCAGGTATCCTGAGGGCCGAAGGAGATGTTAAAAGAGCAACATATGCAATGGCTGCAACCGCAATCTTGAATATAATTTTAGACCCAATATTCATTTATTCCCTTGGAATGGGGGTTGCAGGGGCTGCATGGGCAACAGTAATATCTTCAAGTCTCTCTTCGGGGCTGATAATTTACTGGCTTGTCCTGAAACGTGACACTTATGTATCTTTATCCATGAAGGACTTCAAAACAAACTTCAAGGTTATAAAGGATATTTTAGGGGTTGGAATGCCTGCAAGTGCTGAGTTCCTCATAATGTCCATTCTCGGTATAATTTTAAACATCATACTGGTCACAACTGGAGGAACGGACGCAGTCGCAGTATATACTGCAGGCTGGAGAGTAGTGAACATTGCCATGATTCCAGCCATAGGGATAGGTACTGCAGCAATAACAGTTGCTGGTGCTGCATATGGGGCTAAAAAATATGGAAATGTTTCTACTGCACTTAATTACTCTGTAAAATTAGGTATTTCCATTGCAGCAGTTACCAGCATCATTACATATATATTTGCACCAAATATTTCAGGTATCTTTGCATATTCATCCCAAAGTGCATTCCTTGCACCATCAATAGCCTCTTTCCTCCAAGTAATGTGTTTGTTCTACATCGTAGTCCCCCTCGGGATTACCGCCAGCTCAATATTCCAGGCCATGGGAAAAGGGACAACTTCATTAATCCTGACCATAATTAGAGAAGTCGCATTTATTTCTGTATTTGCGTACTTATTTGCTTTCGTCCTTGGTATTGGATCACAGGGCGTATGGTGGGGAATTGTAGTTGGAGGAGCATGCGGATGTATATTGGCATATATATGGGCACGTACATATGTCAACAGGCTCAAAAGGAACTACAACGGGAAAAAATCCACAGATAGAAAATTTAAACTGGACGCCAAAACAAAAACACCCCATGTCCCGCAAAAGGATTAA
- a CDS encoding MarR family winged helix-turn-helix transcriptional regulator: MHHTKKLLENTPEDIPLGVFISIIHRTRIIHLNNKMKDLELTAGQVPFLIQLSHKEGITQDNLAVHLHIDKGTVARALKKLEDNGFIYREINPQNRRKYLLFLTEKGRQIVPKIHQIDNEWEKSVCFDLSNTEYSHLVKTLQTLATKSLEKVHKNGEK, translated from the coding sequence TTGCATCACACTAAAAAACTACTAGAAAACACTCCCGAAGATATTCCGCTCGGAGTATTCATATCCATAATACACAGGACCCGCATCATACATTTAAACAACAAAATGAAAGATTTAGAACTTACTGCAGGTCAGGTACCGTTCCTCATTCAGTTATCACACAAAGAAGGCATAACACAAGACAATCTCGCAGTTCATTTACACATCGACAAGGGAACAGTTGCCCGCGCTTTAAAAAAGCTGGAAGACAATGGATTTATATACCGCGAAATAAACCCGCAAAACCGTCGGAAATATCTTCTTTTTTTAACTGAAAAGGGAAGACAAATAGTACCTAAAATTCATCAAATTGATAATGAATGGGAAAAATCAGTCTGCTTCGACTTATCAAATACAGAATACTCCCACCTAGTTAAGACATTACAAACGCTGGCTACAAAAAGCCTTGAAAAAGTACATAAAAATGGTGAAAAATAA